From one Thermodesulfobium sp. 4217-1 genomic stretch:
- the lnt gene encoding apolipoprotein N-acyltransferase, whose translation MREQKADQSNLKFIRLTSSLIDVTKKNNYLWVLSFFTITFTVLSQKYLGSNISIFFFLSPLFYIIKNLKPNKKNLFLLYFNIFLYFFINIIWLSIFGLHIVILMSVYLSLFWFLPIVIWQKIEKNIPKKLYTISLPLFLTLSEILRNSGTYAFGLESPGYSLIDTPFMYIASLIGVIGLTFLVFYINMLFSDKKNILKALYFLCFLVLMGTLINSIPVNENNGYRQKFTVLQGNFRPIFLYDENYESLIDKQYLDLFDLGKKHPDSLIVTPEVIFRTCLNENKVITPDQPSFVGSIYCKNNLYYNSIYYLNGKESKVIYRKEHLVPFGEFNPIPKNLSFLNKFLPQLGDFEGGKGSKPFQYKNLHIGFLICFEDTLPMLIYRKLMDNHINLLIVASNDGWFENTYEPIEHLNVSRFRAIEFGVPIIRAGNTGPSAFISSNGDIMKILPADRTGVLFDNFYIKNYETLYSKIASKEDEFIIILSLIILALTIFNIFRKFL comes from the coding sequence ATGAGAGAACAAAAAGCTGACCAAAGTAACCTTAAATTCATAAGGCTCACCTCCTCTTTAATTGATGTGACAAAAAAAAATAACTACTTATGGGTTTTATCTTTCTTCACAATAACTTTTACTGTACTTAGCCAAAAATATCTTGGAAGCAACATTTCAATTTTCTTTTTTTTATCACCTCTTTTTTATATCATAAAAAATTTAAAACCAAATAAGAAAAATTTATTTCTTTTATATTTTAATATCTTTTTGTATTTTTTCATAAATATTATTTGGTTATCAATATTTGGATTGCATATTGTTATTCTAATGTCTGTATATCTATCTCTTTTTTGGTTCCTACCAATTGTAATCTGGCAAAAAATTGAAAAAAATATACCTAAGAAATTATACACTATTTCATTGCCTCTTTTTTTGACACTTTCAGAAATATTAAGAAATTCTGGAACTTATGCCTTTGGACTGGAAAGCCCTGGGTATTCCCTTATAGACACACCTTTTATGTATATAGCCAGCCTCATTGGCGTTATAGGGTTGACTTTTTTAGTGTTTTACATAAACATGCTTTTTTCAGATAAAAAAAATATTCTAAAAGCGCTTTACTTTCTATGCTTTCTCGTCTTGATGGGTACGCTTATAAATTCTATACCTGTAAATGAAAACAATGGCTACAGACAAAAATTTACTGTTTTGCAAGGAAATTTCAGGCCGATTTTCTTATACGATGAAAATTACGAGAGCCTTATAGATAAACAATATTTAGACTTATTTGATTTAGGGAAAAAACATCCAGATAGCCTGATAGTAACTCCAGAGGTTATATTTAGAACGTGCCTAAACGAAAATAAGGTGATAACTCCAGATCAACCCTCCTTTGTAGGCTCGATTTACTGTAAAAATAATCTATATTACAATTCCATATACTATCTAAATGGCAAAGAAAGCAAAGTGATATACAGAAAAGAACACCTTGTTCCATTTGGGGAGTTTAACCCAATACCGAAAAATCTTAGTTTTCTAAATAAATTTTTGCCACAGTTGGGAGATTTTGAAGGAGGCAAAGGTTCAAAACCGTTCCAATACAAAAACCTTCACATAGGATTTCTAATTTGCTTCGAGGACACTCTGCCAATGCTGATATACAGAAAATTAATGGATAACCATATAAATCTCTTAATAGTAGCATCCAATGATGGCTGGTTTGAAAATACCTATGAACCCATAGAGCATCTAAACGTATCCAGATTTAGAGCTATTGAGTTTGGAGTGCCAATAATCAGGGCAGGAAACACTGGCCCATCTGCCTTTATTAGTTCAAATGGGGATATTATGAAAATACTTCCAGCAGACAGAACAGGAGTTTTATTTGATAACTTTTATATTAAAAATTACGAAACTCTTTATTCAAAAATTGCATCAAAAGAAGACGAATTTATAATAATACTCTCATTAATTATCCTGGCGTTAACTATCTTTAATATCTTTAGAAAATTCCTTTAG
- the amrS gene encoding AmmeMemoRadiSam system radical SAM enzyme produces the protein MNIHDAILYTHIENKVRCLVCPRLCTLSEGETGYCGVRKNISGELKTLIYSLVSSAAVDPIEKKPLFHFFPGSRVFSVGSFGCNFRCLGCQNWQIACSQPTAGEDISPDYLLELAKRYSCRGVAWTYNEPTIWIEYVLDSAKIIKKSGLYTVMVTNGYITLKALDVIAPYIDAYRVDLKGIRGKYYREAASVEDIKPILLAIKTAKDKYNCHIEIVTNVVPGYNDSSDEISETASWIKNELGEDTPWHITRFFPQYELSDLMPTSVEKLKEAYKIAKGIGLNYVYMGNLTDGEENTYCPFCAELLIERNGYEILRNQLKSDKCPKCGKNINIKGINYV, from the coding sequence ATGAACATACATGACGCTATTTTATATACCCATATAGAAAATAAAGTCAGGTGCCTTGTTTGCCCGAGGTTGTGCACTCTGTCTGAGGGAGAAACGGGTTATTGCGGTGTAAGAAAAAATATCTCTGGAGAGCTAAAAACTCTAATCTATTCTTTGGTTTCATCTGCTGCTGTAGATCCAATAGAAAAAAAGCCACTTTTTCACTTCTTCCCAGGGAGCAGAGTTTTTTCAGTAGGGTCATTCGGGTGTAACTTCAGGTGTTTAGGGTGCCAAAATTGGCAGATAGCTTGCTCTCAGCCTACCGCAGGCGAGGATATATCTCCAGACTATCTTTTAGAGTTGGCTAAGAGATATTCGTGCAGAGGGGTAGCCTGGACATACAATGAGCCAACTATCTGGATAGAGTACGTATTGGACTCTGCAAAGATAATCAAAAAAAGTGGCTTATATACTGTGATGGTTACGAATGGATACATCACTTTAAAGGCTCTTGACGTTATTGCACCGTATATTGATGCTTACAGAGTAGATCTAAAAGGCATAAGGGGCAAATATTATCGTGAAGCTGCAAGCGTAGAAGATATCAAGCCTATTTTGTTGGCCATAAAAACTGCTAAGGATAAATATAATTGTCATATAGAGATTGTCACAAATGTAGTTCCAGGATACAACGACTCTTCAGATGAAATATCTGAAACTGCTAGCTGGATCAAAAATGAATTGGGCGAAGATACGCCCTGGCATATTACAAGATTTTTCCCCCAATATGAACTTTCAGACTTAATGCCGACTTCTGTAGAAAAATTAAAAGAGGCGTATAAAATTGCAAAAGGGATTGGTCTCAATTATGTTTACATGGGCAATCTAACTGATGGAGAAGAAAATACTTATTGCCCTTTTTGCGCTGAACTCCTAATAGAAAGGAATGGATATGAAATTTTGAGAAATCAACTAAAAAGCGATAAATGCCCTAAATGTGGAAAAAATATTAATATAAAAGGTATAAATTATGTTTAA
- a CDS encoding virulence protein RhuM/Fic/DOC family protein — translation MNQDEIKKGEIAIYKSKEGPEIEVKLEQDTVWLDAHFIARLFNVNRPAIVKHVNNIYKTGELDKSSTCSILEQVAADGKVRKMNFYNLDMIISVGYRVNSKKATQFRIWATKILKEHLVKGYTINEKRLLQVRSQLKELQDTISFLQEKSKHKLLSGQEQEIFNLLVNYSKTLSLLEQYDKEELPLIKKTKSKFILKYEDTINVISKIKKDLAAKKEASDLFGQENGEKFKGILGNIYQTFDKKELYPSLEEKAAHLLYFVIKDHPFVDGNKRIGSFLFIYFLERNDFLYRKTGEKKINDNAMTALTLLIAISNPDEKDKLIKITTNLLNL, via the coding sequence ATGAATCAAGATGAAATTAAAAAAGGTGAAATAGCAATCTATAAGTCCAAAGAAGGACCTGAGATTGAAGTTAAATTAGAGCAAGATACTGTTTGGCTAGACGCTCATTTTATAGCGCGGCTTTTTAATGTCAATCGTCCTGCAATTGTTAAGCATGTAAATAATATATATAAGACAGGTGAGTTGGATAAAAGCTCAACCTGTTCCATTTTGGAACAGGTTGCAGCCGATGGTAAAGTCAGAAAAATGAATTTTTATAATCTTGATATGATAATTTCAGTTGGTTATCGTGTTAATTCAAAAAAAGCGACCCAATTTCGTATCTGGGCAACCAAAATTCTCAAAGAGCATCTGGTAAAAGGCTATACCATAAACGAAAAGCGACTCTTACAAGTACGCTCTCAATTGAAAGAATTGCAAGATACAATTTCGTTTTTGCAAGAAAAATCGAAGCACAAATTGCTTTCTGGACAAGAACAAGAAATTTTTAATCTACTTGTCAATTATTCAAAAACACTCTCACTCCTTGAACAATACGACAAAGAAGAACTTCCACTGATTAAAAAAACCAAGAGTAAGTTTATCCTGAAATATGAAGATACTATAAATGTTATCAGCAAAATAAAGAAAGATCTTGCTGCCAAAAAGGAAGCAAGTGATTTATTCGGACAGGAGAACGGGGAAAAGTTTAAAGGTATTTTAGGTAATATTTATCAAACCTTTGATAAAAAAGAGCTGTATCCTTCTCTTGAAGAAAAGGCAGCCCATCTTTTGTATTTTGTCATTAAAGATCACCCCTTTGTAGATGGGAATAAGAGAATTGGCTCGTTTTTATTTATTTATTTCTTAGAGCGCAATGATTTTCTCTATCGCAAAACAGGCGAAAAGAAAATTAACGACAATGCCATGACAGCACTGACACTTTTAATAGCAATCAGCAATCCAGATGAAAAAGATAAATTAATAAAAATCACTACAAATTTGTTGAATTTATAG
- a CDS encoding phosphoribosyltransferase family protein → MFKDRLEAAKLLSEKIKENLRNINDAIVLAIPRGGIIVGAEVARFFGWDLDITIPRKLGAPGNPELAVGAIGEHGGLVINDRAYKLLGIDKDYLDKVIEREKKEIERRNSLYRTKRFDYKGKNLIIVDDGIATGSTVIASIRGLRTFEPKSIVVAVPVLPFETIDLIKKEADVLIYLAAPKEFWAVGQFYADFGEVKDDEVIRILKEFSKDIKDS, encoded by the coding sequence ATGTTTAAAGATAGACTTGAGGCTGCAAAGCTGCTCTCTGAGAAGATAAAAGAAAATTTGAGAAATATAAACGATGCTATAGTCTTGGCTATACCAAGGGGTGGCATCATCGTCGGTGCTGAAGTTGCCAGGTTTTTTGGATGGGATCTGGATATTACTATACCCAGAAAACTTGGTGCACCTGGAAATCCCGAGCTTGCTGTGGGAGCTATTGGAGAACACGGCGGTCTGGTGATAAACGACAGAGCATATAAGCTTTTGGGGATTGACAAGGATTATCTTGATAAGGTTATTGAAAGAGAGAAAAAAGAAATTGAAAGAAGAAATAGCCTTTATAGGACAAAGAGATTTGATTATAAAGGCAAGAATCTTATTATAGTTGACGATGGAATAGCTACAGGATCTACTGTTATCGCAAGCATAAGAGGGCTAAGAACTTTTGAACCAAAATCAATTGTGGTGGCTGTGCCCGTATTGCCTTTTGAAACTATAGACTTGATTAAAAAAGAAGCTGATGTTCTTATCTATCTGGCGGCTCCGAAAGAATTTTGGGCTGTAGGGCAGTTTTATGCAGATTTTGGAGAAGTGAAGGACGATGAGGTAATAAGAATTCTAAAGGAATTTTCTAAAGATATTAAAGATAGTTAA